In Pseudomonas fakonensis, one DNA window encodes the following:
- the ppx gene encoding exopolyphosphatase — protein MPQTTAKNLSLIAAIDLGSNSFHMVVAKAHHTEIRILERLGEKVQLAAGINDDRQLSEEAMQRGLECLKRFAQLINGMPPGAVRIVGTNALREARNRNEFIQRAEAILGHPVEVISGREEARLIYLGVSHTLADTPGKRLVADIGGGSTEFIIGQRFEPLLRESLQMGCVSFTQRYFRDGKVTPARYAQAYTAARLELMSIENALHRLTWDEAIGSSGTIRAIGAAIKAGGLGNGEVNAEGLAWVKRKLFKLGETDKIDFEGVKPDRRAIFPAGLAILEAIFDALELARMDHCDGALREGVLFDLLGRHHHEDVRERTLNSLMERYHVDQGQAARVERKALHAFDQVAKAWGLENGNWRDLLGWAAKVHEVGLDIAHYHYHKHGAYLLEHSDLAGFSREEQQMMALLVRGHRRNIPKDKFAEFGDESVQLIRLCVLLRFAILFHHIRGTQQMPKVELQAGEDSLEVVFPDGWLEQNQLTQADFANEAEWLARVGFVLSVR, from the coding sequence ATGCCGCAAACCACCGCGAAGAACCTGTCCCTGATCGCCGCCATCGACCTAGGCTCCAACAGTTTCCACATGGTCGTGGCCAAGGCCCACCATACCGAGATCCGCATTCTGGAGCGGCTGGGGGAGAAGGTTCAGCTGGCCGCCGGCATCAACGATGACCGCCAGCTCAGCGAAGAAGCCATGCAGCGGGGGCTTGAGTGCCTCAAGCGTTTTGCCCAGCTGATCAACGGCATGCCGCCAGGCGCGGTGCGCATCGTCGGCACCAACGCCCTGCGCGAAGCGCGCAACCGCAACGAATTCATCCAGCGCGCCGAGGCCATTCTCGGCCACCCGGTCGAGGTCATCTCTGGCCGTGAAGAAGCCCGCCTGATCTACCTGGGGGTGTCGCACACCCTGGCCGACACCCCCGGCAAGCGCCTGGTGGCCGACATCGGCGGCGGCAGCACCGAGTTCATCATCGGCCAGCGCTTCGAGCCACTGCTGCGCGAAAGCCTGCAGATGGGCTGCGTGAGCTTCACCCAGCGCTACTTCCGCGACGGCAAGGTCACCCCGGCGCGCTACGCCCAGGCCTACACCGCCGCGCGCCTGGAGCTGATGAGCATCGAAAACGCCCTGCACCGCCTGACCTGGGACGAGGCCATCGGCTCCTCGGGCACCATCCGCGCCATCGGCGCGGCGATCAAGGCCGGTGGCCTGGGCAACGGCGAGGTCAACGCCGAAGGCCTGGCCTGGGTCAAACGCAAGCTGTTCAAGCTGGGTGAGACCGACAAGATCGACTTCGAAGGGGTCAAGCCCGACCGCCGGGCGATCTTCCCGGCGGGCCTGGCGATTCTCGAAGCCATCTTCGATGCCCTGGAGCTTGCGCGCATGGACCACTGCGACGGCGCGCTGCGTGAAGGCGTGCTGTTCGACCTGCTGGGCCGCCACCACCATGAAGACGTGCGCGAACGCACCCTCAACTCGCTGATGGAGCGCTACCACGTCGACCAGGGCCAGGCTGCACGGGTGGAGCGCAAGGCGCTGCACGCCTTCGACCAGGTAGCCAAAGCATGGGGACTGGAAAACGGAAACTGGCGCGATCTTCTGGGTTGGGCAGCGAAAGTGCACGAAGTCGGGCTGGATATCGCCCACTACCACTACCACAAGCACGGCGCCTACCTGCTCGAGCACTCCGACCTGGCCGGCTTCTCCCGCGAAGAGCAGCAGATGATGGCCCTGCTGGTGCGCGGCCACCGCCGCAACATCCCCAAGGACAAGTTCGCCGAGTTCGGCGACGAGAGCGTGCAGCTGATTCGCCTGTGCGTGCTGCTGCGCTTTGCCATCCTGTTCCACCACATCCGTGGCACCCAGCAGATGCCCAAGGTGGAGCTGCAGGCCGGTGAGGATAGCCTGGAAGTGGTATTCCCCGATGGCTGGCTGGAGCAGAACCAGCTGACCCAGGCCGACTTCGCCAACGAGGCGGAATGGCTGGCGCGGGTCGGGTTTGTTTTGAGCGTGCGCTGA
- the trxA gene encoding thioredoxin TrxA, which yields MSSDLIKHVTDATFEAEVLQAQGPVLVDYWAEWCGPCKMIAPVLDDIASTYEGKLTVAKLNIDENQETPAKHGVRGIPTLMLFKNGNVEATKVGALSKSQLAAFLDAHL from the coding sequence ATGAGCAGCGATCTTATCAAACACGTCACTGACGCCACCTTCGAGGCCGAAGTACTGCAGGCCCAAGGCCCGGTGCTGGTCGACTACTGGGCTGAGTGGTGCGGCCCATGCAAGATGATCGCGCCTGTGCTGGACGACATCGCCTCCACCTACGAAGGCAAGCTGACCGTCGCCAAGCTGAACATCGACGAAAACCAGGAAACCCCTGCCAAGCACGGCGTGCGTGGCATCCCGACGCTGATGCTGTTCAAGAACGGCAACGTCGAGGCGACCAAGGTAGGCGCCCTGTCCAAATCGCAGCTGGCCGCGTTCCTCGACGCCCACCTGTGA
- the rho gene encoding transcription termination factor Rho has product MNLTELKQKPITDLLEMAEQMGIENMARSRKQDVIFALLKKHAKSGEEISGDGVLEILQDGFGFLRSADASYLAGPDDIYVSPSQIRRFNLRTGDTIVGKIRPPKEGERYFALLKVDTINFDRPENAKNKILFENLTPLFPNKRLKMEAGNGSTEDLTGRVIDLCAPIGKGQRGLIVAPPKAGKTIMLQNIAANITRNNPECHLIVLLIDERPEEVTEMQRTVRGEVVASTFDEPPTRHVQVAEMVIEKAKRLVEHKKDVVILLDSITRLARAYNTVIPSSGKVLTGGVDAHALEKPKRFFGAARNIEEGGSLTIIATALVETGSKMDEVIYEEFKGTGNMELPLDRRIAEKRVFPAININKSGTRREELLTADDELQRMWILRKLLHPMDEIAAIEFLVDKLKQTKTNDEFFLSMKRK; this is encoded by the coding sequence ATGAACCTGACTGAACTCAAGCAAAAGCCGATTACCGATCTTTTGGAAATGGCCGAACAGATGGGCATCGAAAACATGGCCCGTTCGCGCAAACAGGACGTGATTTTCGCCCTGCTGAAAAAGCACGCGAAAAGCGGCGAAGAGATCTCGGGTGACGGCGTGCTGGAGATTCTCCAGGATGGTTTCGGTTTCCTGCGTTCGGCGGATGCCTCCTACCTGGCCGGCCCTGACGACATCTACGTCTCGCCCAGCCAGATCCGCCGTTTCAACCTGCGTACCGGTGACACCATCGTCGGCAAGATCCGCCCGCCGAAGGAAGGGGAGCGTTACTTCGCCCTGCTGAAAGTCGATACCATCAACTTCGACCGTCCGGAAAACGCGAAGAACAAGATCCTGTTCGAAAACCTGACGCCGCTGTTCCCCAACAAGCGCCTGAAGATGGAAGCCGGTAACGGCTCCACCGAAGACCTCACCGGCCGCGTCATCGACCTGTGTGCGCCTATCGGTAAAGGCCAGCGTGGCCTGATCGTCGCTCCGCCAAAAGCCGGTAAGACGATCATGCTGCAGAACATCGCGGCCAACATCACCCGCAACAACCCTGAGTGCCACCTGATCGTCCTGCTGATCGACGAGCGCCCGGAAGAAGTGACCGAAATGCAGCGCACCGTGCGCGGCGAAGTGGTCGCCTCGACCTTCGACGAGCCACCAACCCGCCACGTGCAGGTTGCCGAAATGGTCATCGAAAAGGCCAAGCGCCTGGTCGAGCACAAAAAAGACGTGGTCATCCTGCTGGACTCCATCACCCGTCTGGCCCGTGCCTACAACACCGTGATCCCGAGCTCCGGCAAGGTACTCACCGGTGGTGTCGACGCCCACGCCCTCGAGAAGCCCAAGCGCTTCTTCGGTGCTGCCCGTAACATCGAAGAAGGCGGCTCGCTGACCATCATCGCTACCGCGCTGGTCGAGACCGGCTCGAAGATGGACGAGGTCATCTACGAAGAGTTCAAGGGTACCGGCAACATGGAGCTGCCGCTGGACCGCCGCATCGCCGAGAAGCGCGTGTTCCCGGCCATCAACATCAACAAATCCGGTACCCGTCGCGAAGAGCTGCTGACCGCCGACGACGAACTGCAGCGCATGTGGATCCTGCGCAAGCTGCTGCACCCGATGGACGAAATCGCCGCCATCGAGTTCCTGGTCGACAAGCTCAAGCAGACCAAGACCAACGACGAGTTCTTCCTGTCGATGAAGCGTAAGTAA
- the ubiD gene encoding 4-hydroxy-3-polyprenylbenzoate decarboxylase, whose translation MQYRDLRDFIRGLEQRGELKRIQVPISPVLEMTEVCDRTLRAKGPALLFENPTGFDMPVLGNLFGTPERVAMGMGAESVAELREIGKLLAFLKEPEPPKGLKDAWSKLPIFKKVVSMAPKVVKDAVCQEVVVEGDDVDLAALPIQHCWPGDVAPLITWGLTVTRGPNKDRQNLGIYRQQVIGRNKVIMRWLSHRGGALDYREWCEKHPGQPFPVAVALGADPATILGAVTPVPDTLSEYAFAGLLRGNRTELVKCRGSDLQVPATAEIILEGVIHPGEMAPEGPYGDHTGYYNEVDSFPVFTVERITHRQKPIYHSTYTGRPPDEPAILGVALNEVFVPILQKQFPEIVDFYLPPEGCSYRMAVVTMKKQYPGHAKRVMLGVWSFLRQFMYTKFVIVTDDDINARDWNDVIWAITTRMDPKRDTVMIDNTPIDYLDFASPVSGLGSKMGLDATHKWPGETTREWGRVIVKDEAVTRRIDELWDQLGID comes from the coding sequence ATGCAGTATCGCGACTTGCGCGACTTCATCCGTGGCCTGGAACAGCGCGGTGAACTCAAGCGCATCCAGGTTCCCATCTCCCCTGTACTGGAAATGACCGAAGTCTGCGACCGCACCCTGCGCGCCAAGGGCCCGGCGTTGCTGTTCGAGAACCCCACCGGTTTCGACATGCCGGTGCTCGGCAACCTGTTCGGCACCCCCGAACGCGTGGCCATGGGCATGGGCGCCGAGTCGGTCGCCGAACTGCGTGAAATCGGCAAGCTGCTGGCCTTCCTCAAGGAGCCTGAGCCGCCGAAGGGGCTGAAGGACGCCTGGTCGAAACTGCCGATCTTCAAGAAGGTCGTGTCCATGGCGCCCAAGGTGGTCAAGGACGCGGTGTGCCAGGAAGTGGTGGTGGAGGGCGACGACGTCGACCTCGCAGCCTTGCCGATCCAGCACTGCTGGCCGGGCGACGTGGCGCCGCTGATTACCTGGGGCCTGACCGTCACCCGCGGCCCGAACAAGGACCGCCAGAACCTAGGCATCTACCGCCAGCAGGTGATCGGCCGCAACAAGGTGATCATGCGCTGGCTCAGCCACCGTGGCGGTGCGCTGGACTACCGCGAATGGTGCGAAAAGCACCCTGGCCAGCCATTCCCGGTGGCCGTGGCCCTGGGCGCGGACCCGGCGACCATCCTCGGTGCCGTCACCCCGGTGCCGGACACCCTCTCCGAGTACGCCTTCGCCGGCCTGCTGCGCGGCAACCGCACCGAGCTGGTCAAGTGCCGCGGCAGTGACCTGCAGGTGCCGGCTACCGCCGAGATCATCCTCGAAGGCGTGATCCACCCCGGCGAAATGGCTCCCGAAGGCCCGTACGGCGACCACACCGGCTATTACAACGAGGTCGACAGCTTCCCGGTGTTCACCGTGGAGCGCATCACCCACCGGCAAAAACCCATCTACCACAGCACCTACACCGGCCGCCCGCCTGATGAGCCGGCGATTCTTGGTGTGGCGCTGAACGAAGTGTTCGTGCCGATTCTGCAAAAGCAGTTCCCCGAGATCGTCGACTTCTACCTGCCGCCCGAGGGCTGCTCGTACCGCATGGCCGTGGTCACCATGAAAAAGCAGTACCCGGGCCACGCCAAGCGCGTGATGCTGGGTGTGTGGTCGTTCCTGCGACAGTTCATGTACACCAAATTCGTTATCGTCACCGACGACGATATCAACGCCCGCGACTGGAACGACGTGATCTGGGCCATCACCACGCGCATGGACCCCAAGCGTGATACGGTGATGATCGACAACACCCCCATCGACTACCTCGACTTCGCGTCGCCGGTGTCGGGCCTGGGGTCGAAGATGGGCCTGGACGCCACGCACAAATGGCCGGGCGAGACTACACGCGAATGGGGCCGGGTCATCGTCAAGGACGAGGCCGTCACCCGCCGTATCGATGAGCTGTGGGACCAGTTGGGAATAGATTGA
- a CDS encoding CDP-6-deoxy-delta-3,4-glucoseen reductase gives MQVTLQPSGAVLAVEPGERILDAARRLGYDCPNSCRNGNCHVCAALLVEGSVRQEGQVRDHGELFTCIAEPLEDCVLLWDGVLALGELPVRTLACTVSECVEVGGDVWRIRLRAPAGKPPRYHAGQYLMIERAGAGKAAFSLASAPHGGRDLELHVLARESSAVQLVEQLQRNGLARIELPFGDTHLAELPDAPLVLIAAGTGMGQMHSLVEHCRAQGFKHPVHLYWGVRRPEDFYTIEHWHEWEQLPNLFLHKVVSDQCVWEGRCGLLHEAVCEDIGDLNQVHVYASGSPNMVYATLDALVEAGMDAHRMRADVFAYAPRG, from the coding sequence ATGCAGGTAACGTTGCAGCCGTCCGGGGCGGTGCTGGCGGTCGAACCGGGCGAGAGAATTCTGGATGCGGCGCGGCGCCTGGGCTACGACTGCCCGAACAGCTGCCGCAATGGTAATTGCCATGTGTGTGCCGCGCTGCTGGTCGAAGGCAGCGTGCGTCAGGAAGGCCAGGTGCGTGACCACGGCGAGCTGTTCACCTGCATCGCCGAGCCCCTGGAAGACTGCGTATTGCTGTGGGATGGCGTGCTGGCCCTGGGCGAGCTGCCGGTACGCACGCTGGCCTGCACGGTCAGCGAGTGCGTCGAGGTGGGCGGCGATGTCTGGCGTATACGCTTGCGCGCACCTGCCGGCAAGCCGCCGCGCTACCACGCCGGGCAGTACCTGATGATCGAGCGTGCCGGCGCCGGCAAGGCGGCTTTTTCGCTGGCCTCGGCCCCCCATGGCGGGCGCGACCTCGAGCTGCATGTGCTGGCCCGCGAGAGCAGCGCCGTGCAGTTGGTCGAGCAGTTGCAGCGCAATGGCCTGGCACGCATCGAACTGCCGTTCGGTGACACCCACCTGGCCGAGCTGCCGGATGCCCCGCTGGTGCTGATTGCCGCCGGCACTGGCATGGGGCAGATGCACAGCCTGGTCGAGCACTGCCGCGCCCAGGGCTTCAAGCACCCGGTGCATCTGTACTGGGGCGTGCGCCGGCCTGAAGACTTCTACACCATCGAGCACTGGCACGAGTGGGAGCAACTGCCCAACCTGTTCCTGCACAAGGTGGTCAGCGACCAGTGCGTCTGGGAAGGGCGCTGCGGCCTGTTGCACGAGGCGGTCTGCGAAGACATCGGTGACCTCAACCAGGTGCATGTGTACGCCAGCGGTTCGCCGAACATGGTGTACGCCACCCTCGACGCCCTGGTCGAGGCCGGCATGGATGCGCACCGCATGCGCGCCGACGTGTTCGCCTACGCGCCGCGCGGCTGA
- a CDS encoding gamma-glutamylcyclotransferase, whose protein sequence is MSTLESSSWQIAYPPSLDFGQQLTREQLQRSMQQTMAQHSGGPVWLFAYGSLIWRPECNSVERQRARVHGYHRGLYLWSHEHRGTPECPGLVFGLDRGGSCSGFAYRLDESNLDDALMALWQREMPYPAYRPHWLSCRLNDGSKVQALGFVLERHLPCYAGNLPDGLLSLILASAKGRYGSTRDYVEQTLNALRSHQMPDRNLEARFRRCHNLREV, encoded by the coding sequence ATGTCGACACTTGAAAGTTCATCCTGGCAAATCGCTTACCCACCTTCGCTGGACTTCGGCCAGCAACTTACCCGCGAACAACTGCAGCGCTCGATGCAGCAAACCATGGCGCAACACAGTGGCGGCCCGGTATGGTTGTTCGCCTACGGCTCGTTGATCTGGCGCCCGGAATGCAACTCGGTGGAGCGCCAGCGGGCGCGGGTGCACGGCTACCACCGTGGCCTGTATTTGTGGTCCCACGAGCACCGCGGCACCCCGGAATGCCCGGGCCTGGTATTCGGCCTGGACCGTGGCGGCTCCTGCAGCGGTTTTGCCTACCGGCTGGACGAAAGCAACCTGGACGATGCCCTGATGGCGCTGTGGCAGCGGGAGATGCCGTACCCGGCCTACCGCCCGCACTGGCTCAGTTGCCGGTTGAACGATGGCAGCAAGGTGCAGGCCCTGGGCTTCGTGCTGGAGCGGCACCTGCCGTGCTATGCCGGCAACCTGCCGGACGGCTTGCTCAGCCTGATCCTGGCCAGCGCCAAGGGGCGCTACGGCAGCACCCGTGATTACGTGGAGCAGACCCTCAATGCCCTGCGCAGCCACCAGATGCCCGACCGCAACCTGGAGGCGCGCTTCAGGCGCTGCCATAACCTGCGGGAAGTCTGA
- a CDS encoding NADPH:quinone oxidoreductase family protein, with product MKALLCKALGPAQDLVLEEVQSPTPKKNEILLEVHAAGVNFPDTLIIEGKYQFQPPLPFSPGGEAAGVVAAVGEKAGALKPGERVMALTGWGAFAEQVAVPHYNVLPIPAGMSFTTAAAFGMTYGTSMHALTQRGQLKAGETLLVLGASGGVGLAAVEIGKAMGAKVIAAASSAEKLAVAKAAGADELIDYSQVSLKDEIKRITSGQGVDVIYDPVGGELFDQAVRGLAWNGRLLVVGFASGTIPQLPVNLALLKGAAVIGVFWGAFAQRQPEDNAANFRQLFAWFAEGKLKPLVSQTYPLAEGGAAIEQLGQRKAVGKLVVVVR from the coding sequence ATGAAAGCCTTGTTGTGCAAAGCCCTGGGCCCGGCGCAGGACCTGGTCCTGGAAGAGGTCCAAAGCCCCACACCGAAGAAGAACGAGATCCTGCTTGAGGTGCATGCTGCCGGGGTCAACTTCCCCGACACCCTGATCATCGAAGGCAAGTACCAGTTCCAGCCACCACTGCCGTTCTCGCCCGGTGGCGAGGCGGCCGGGGTGGTCGCGGCGGTGGGCGAGAAGGCCGGCGCGCTCAAGCCTGGCGAGCGGGTCATGGCCCTGACCGGCTGGGGCGCCTTTGCCGAACAAGTGGCGGTGCCGCACTACAACGTGCTGCCGATACCCGCCGGCATGAGCTTCACCACCGCAGCGGCCTTCGGCATGACCTATGGCACCTCGATGCACGCGCTGACCCAGCGCGGCCAGCTCAAGGCCGGCGAAACGCTGCTGGTGCTGGGCGCCTCGGGTGGCGTGGGCCTGGCGGCCGTAGAGATCGGCAAGGCCATGGGCGCCAAGGTGATTGCCGCCGCCAGCAGCGCGGAAAAACTGGCAGTGGCCAAGGCCGCCGGCGCTGACGAGCTGATCGACTACAGCCAGGTCAGCCTGAAGGATGAGATCAAGCGCATCACCTCCGGCCAGGGCGTGGACGTGATCTACGATCCCGTCGGCGGCGAGCTGTTCGACCAGGCGGTGCGCGGGCTGGCCTGGAATGGCCGGCTGCTGGTGGTGGGTTTTGCCAGCGGCACCATCCCGCAGCTGCCGGTGAACCTTGCACTGCTCAAGGGCGCGGCGGTGATCGGGGTATTCTGGGGGGCCTTTGCCCAGCGCCAGCCAGAGGATAACGCGGCCAACTTCCGCCAGCTGTTTGCCTGGTTTGCCGAGGGCAAGCTCAAGCCGCTGGTGTCGCAGACTTATCCACTGGCCGAGGGCGGTGCGGCGATCGAGCAGTTGGGGCAGCGCAAGGCTGTGGGTAAGTTGGTGGTGGTGGTGCGGTAG
- a CDS encoding flagellar basal body-associated protein FliL — protein MKAWILMVLALMLPAAAMAEEASEGAPKVAYITLSPPFVGNYALDGSPKLRVYKADVALRVTGDAAAAAVKHQEPLIRNQLVALFAQQGVDDMSNVEAKEKLRQEALKQVQQVMESEEGKPIVEDLLFNNLIVQ, from the coding sequence GTGAAAGCGTGGATCTTGATGGTACTGGCGCTGATGCTGCCAGCAGCGGCAATGGCCGAAGAAGCCAGTGAAGGCGCACCGAAGGTGGCGTACATCACCTTGAGCCCGCCCTTCGTCGGCAACTATGCCCTCGACGGCAGCCCGAAGCTGCGTGTGTACAAGGCCGACGTCGCCCTGCGGGTGACCGGCGATGCCGCCGCTGCTGCGGTAAAACACCAGGAGCCGCTGATCCGCAACCAGCTGGTGGCGCTGTTCGCCCAGCAGGGCGTGGACGACATGAGCAATGTCGAGGCCAAGGAAAAACTGCGCCAGGAAGCCCTGAAGCAGGTACAGCAGGTGATGGAGTCCGAAGAGGGCAAGCCGATCGTCGAGGACCTGCTGTTCAACAACCTGATCGTGCAGTGA
- a CDS encoding EVE domain-containing protein: MAYWLMKSEPDELSVEALARLGSARWDGVRNYQARNFLRAMSVGDEFFFYHSSCPQPGIAGIARISAAAYPDPTALDPQSHYFDAKASNDKNPWSAVDVEHVRTFGQVLGLGLLKQQAALEELSLVQKGSRLSVMPVTAAQWAAVIALAR; encoded by the coding sequence ATGGCCTACTGGCTGATGAAATCCGAGCCCGACGAGCTCTCTGTCGAAGCCTTGGCACGCCTGGGCAGCGCGCGCTGGGACGGGGTGCGCAACTACCAGGCGCGCAACTTTCTGCGGGCCATGAGCGTAGGCGACGAGTTCTTCTTCTACCATTCCAGCTGCCCGCAGCCGGGCATTGCCGGCATCGCCCGCATCAGCGCGGCGGCCTACCCCGACCCCACCGCACTGGACCCGCAGAGCCACTACTTCGACGCCAAGGCCAGCAACGACAAGAACCCCTGGAGCGCGGTGGACGTGGAGCATGTGCGCACCTTCGGCCAGGTGCTTGGCCTGGGCCTGCTCAAGCAGCAGGCGGCGCTGGAGGAATTGTCACTGGTGCAAAAAGGCAGCCGCCTGTCGGTGATGCCAGTGACCGCTGCGCAGTGGGCAGCGGTTATCGCACTGGCCCGTTGA
- a CDS encoding 5-formyltetrahydrofolate cyclo-ligase gives MTDTAPLTRPQLRRLLRNARRALTPAQQNRAAVGLYRQLAQDPLFRRARHIALYLPNDGEIDPRLLLREAHKRGKRVYLPVLHAWPRTRMVFQRFEQGERLQPNRFRIPEPLVERKRQRPIWALDLILLPLVGFDEVGGRLGMGGGFYDRSLAYQGRRKAWKKPLLLGLAHECQKVERLAQASWDVPLRGTVSDRGWYLAPK, from the coding sequence ATGACCGACACCGCGCCGCTCACCCGCCCACAACTGCGCCGCCTGTTGCGCAACGCCCGCCGCGCCCTCACCCCCGCCCAGCAAAACCGCGCAGCCGTTGGTTTGTATCGCCAGCTGGCGCAGGACCCGCTGTTCCGCCGCGCGCGGCACATCGCGTTGTACCTGCCCAACGACGGTGAAATCGACCCGCGCCTGCTGCTGCGCGAAGCGCACAAGCGCGGCAAGCGCGTGTACCTGCCAGTACTGCACGCCTGGCCGCGCACGCGCATGGTGTTCCAGCGTTTCGAGCAGGGTGAGCGGCTGCAGCCCAACCGCTTTCGCATCCCAGAACCGCTGGTCGAGCGCAAGCGGCAACGGCCCATCTGGGCGCTGGACTTGATCCTGCTGCCGTTGGTCGGTTTCGATGAAGTCGGGGGCAGGCTGGGCATGGGCGGCGGCTTCTATGACCGCAGCCTGGCCTACCAGGGTCGGCGCAAGGCCTGGAAGAAACCCCTGCTGCTGGGGCTGGCCCATGAATGCCAGAAGGTGGAGCGTCTGGCGCAGGCCAGTTGGGATGTACCGCTGCGCGGGACGGTGTCGGACCGTGGCTGGTACCTGGCGCCGAAATGA
- a CDS encoding cell division protein ZapA codes for MSSSNSVTVQILDKEYSIICPPEERNNLVGAARYLDGKMREIRSSGKVIGADRIAVMAALNITHELLHRQDRPEAAAGTDATREQVRDLLERVDQALSDDPVSKTD; via the coding sequence ATGAGTTCAAGCAATAGCGTCACCGTCCAGATCCTCGACAAGGAATACTCCATCATCTGCCCGCCCGAGGAGCGCAACAACCTGGTCGGTGCCGCCCGTTACCTCGACGGCAAGATGCGCGAGATCCGCAGCAGCGGCAAGGTGATCGGCGCCGACCGCATCGCCGTCATGGCCGCGCTGAACATCACCCACGAGCTGCTGCACCGCCAGGACCGCCCGGAAGCTGCCGCCGGCACCGACGCCACCCGCGAGCAGGTGCGCGACCTGCTGGAGCGGGTCGACCAGGCATTGTCCGACGACCCGGTTAGCAAAACCGACTGA
- a CDS encoding TIGR02449 family protein: MQENDLQALMSRFELLIERVEQLKRQNALLVAQEKSWREERAHLIEKNEIAKRKIESMILRLKALEQDS; this comes from the coding sequence ATGCAAGAGAACGACCTGCAAGCGCTGATGAGCCGGTTCGAGTTGCTGATCGAGCGCGTCGAGCAACTAAAACGGCAAAACGCACTCTTAGTTGCTCAGGAAAAATCCTGGCGCGAGGAGCGCGCACACCTCATCGAAAAGAACGAGATCGCCAAACGCAAGATCGAATCGATGATCTTGCGCCTCAAGGCCCTGGAGCAAGACTCATGA
- a CDS encoding YecA family protein: protein MPNTQSPYVAFAMLLSSNGHPVTPAELHGLLIGRSCAGAGFDADAWLADAAQLLETEPGDNVRNALIGLQEMVKAELTGEDVAIVLLLPSDDAALADRAAALGQWCQGFIAGFGLNAGGKDLSTDAKEVLQDLVAISQVQEALEESEDGESDYMEVMEYLRVAPLLLYTELAAPAAPAPKPSLH from the coding sequence ATGCCCAATACCCAATCGCCCTACGTTGCTTTCGCCATGCTGCTTTCCAGCAATGGCCACCCTGTCACCCCGGCTGAGCTGCACGGCCTGCTGATCGGCCGCAGTTGCGCCGGTGCCGGCTTCGACGCCGACGCCTGGCTGGCCGATGCCGCCCAACTGCTCGAGACCGAGCCCGGCGATAACGTGCGCAACGCCCTGATTGGCCTGCAAGAGATGGTCAAGGCCGAGCTCACCGGCGAAGACGTCGCCATCGTCCTGCTGCTGCCCAGCGATGACGCCGCGCTGGCTGACCGCGCCGCTGCGCTGGGCCAGTGGTGCCAGGGTTTCATCGCAGGCTTTGGCCTGAACGCCGGCGGCAAGGACCTGTCCACCGATGCGAAAGAAGTGCTCCAGGACCTGGTCGCCATCTCGCAAGTACAGGAAGCGCTGGAAGAGTCCGAGGACGGCGAAAGCGACTACATGGAAGTCATGGAGTACCTGCGCGTCGCCCCGCTGCTGCTGTACACCGAGCTCGCCGCGCCCGCCGCACCTGCGCCCAAGCCATCGCTGCACTGA